From one Spartinivicinus poritis genomic stretch:
- the atpD gene encoding F0F1 ATP synthase subunit beta yields the protein MSSGRIVQIIGAVIDVEFPRDSVPKVYDALNVEGKETTLEVQQQLGDGVVRSIAMGSTEGLSRGLNVNNTGAPIAVPVGKETLGRIMDVLGNPIDEAGPIGEKERSAIHREAPKFADQAATNELLETGIKVIDLVCPFAKGGKVGLFGGAGVGKTVNMMELIRNIAIEHSGYSVFAGVGERTREGNDFYHEMKESNVLDKVSLVYGQMNEPPGNRLRVALTGLTMAEKFRDEGRDVLLFVDNIYRYTLAGTEVSALLGRMPSAVGYQPTLAEEMGVLQERITSTKTGSITSIQAVYVPADDLTDPSPATTFAHLDATVVLSRQIAELGIYPAIDPLDSTSRQLDPLVIGQEHYEVARGVQAVLQRYKELKDIIAILGMDELSEEDKLTVSRARKIQRFLSQPFFVAEVFTGSPGKYVPLKETIRGFKGILNGEYDDLPEQAFYMVGSIDEAAEKAKSMK from the coding sequence ATGAGTAGCGGACGTATCGTACAAATTATCGGCGCCGTTATCGACGTGGAATTCCCTCGCGACTCTGTACCTAAAGTGTATGATGCTCTTAATGTTGAGGGCAAAGAAACCACACTTGAGGTGCAACAACAGCTAGGTGATGGCGTTGTACGTTCTATTGCAATGGGTTCAACTGAAGGGTTGAGCCGCGGCTTAAATGTGAATAACACTGGTGCACCAATTGCTGTGCCAGTAGGTAAAGAAACCTTAGGTCGGATCATGGACGTCTTGGGTAACCCCATTGACGAAGCCGGTCCAATCGGTGAGAAAGAGCGCTCTGCTATTCACCGTGAAGCACCTAAGTTTGCTGACCAAGCGGCAACGAATGAGTTGCTAGAAACCGGTATTAAAGTAATCGACTTGGTTTGCCCATTCGCTAAGGGTGGTAAAGTTGGTCTGTTCGGTGGTGCGGGTGTAGGTAAAACCGTAAACATGATGGAGCTTATTCGTAACATTGCGATTGAGCACAGTGGTTACTCTGTATTCGCTGGAGTAGGTGAGCGGACACGGGAAGGTAACGATTTCTATCATGAGATGAAAGAGTCCAACGTACTCGACAAAGTATCACTGGTATATGGCCAGATGAACGAGCCACCAGGAAACCGTTTACGGGTTGCCCTGACTGGTTTGACCATGGCGGAGAAATTCCGTGATGAAGGTCGTGACGTACTCTTGTTCGTTGACAACATCTATCGTTACACCTTGGCAGGTACTGAGGTATCAGCACTGCTAGGTCGTATGCCTTCTGCGGTAGGTTATCAGCCTACACTGGCTGAAGAGATGGGTGTACTTCAGGAGCGGATCACATCAACCAAGACAGGTTCTATCACGTCTATTCAGGCGGTATACGTACCTGCAGATGACTTGACTGACCCATCTCCTGCAACAACTTTCGCTCACTTGGATGCAACGGTTGTATTGTCACGTCAAATTGCTGAGCTAGGTATCTATCCTGCAATTGACCCACTGGACTCTACTTCACGCCAGCTTGACCCATTAGTAATAGGTCAAGAGCATTATGAAGTGGCCCGTGGTGTTCAGGCAGTATTACAGCGCTATAAAGAGCTGAAAGACATTATCGCTATCCTGGGTATGGATGAGCTGTCTGAAGAAGACAAGCTAACTGTATCTCGTGCTCGTAAAATTCAGCGGTTCTTATCACAGCCATTCTTCGTGGCAGAAGTATTTACCGGTTCACCAGGTAAATATGTACCACTGAAAGAAACTATTCGTGGCTTCAAGGGCATCCTGAATGGCGAATATGACGACCTGCCAGAGCAAGCGTTCTATATGGTTGGTTCAATTGATGAAGCAGCAGAAAAAGCTAAATCAATGAAATAA
- the atpG gene encoding F0F1 ATP synthase subunit gamma yields MAVGKEIRTQIASIKNTQKITSAMEMVAASKMRKAQDRMQHSRPYALRIREVVGHIANSTPEYRHAYMTDREVKRVGFIVVSTDRGLCGGLNINLFKKTVNEMKAWDDKGVEVDLCLVGSKAGAFFRHFGGNIEALINGLGDTPSPSDLVGGVKVMLDAYDEGKIDRLFLVYNQFVNTMTQKPHTEQLLPLKPIEDKALKHHWDYIYEPDAKELLDGLLVRYIESQVYQAVVENNACEQAARMVAMKSATDNAGELIGELQLVYNKARQAAITQEISEIVGGAAAV; encoded by the coding sequence ATGGCAGTCGGAAAAGAGATTCGCACACAGATTGCGAGTATCAAAAACACGCAAAAAATTACCAGCGCCATGGAAATGGTGGCCGCTAGTAAGATGCGTAAAGCCCAGGACCGGATGCAACACAGCCGCCCTTATGCTTTGCGGATTCGTGAAGTTGTTGGCCATATCGCCAACTCGACACCAGAGTATCGCCATGCCTACATGACCGACCGTGAAGTAAAGCGAGTAGGGTTTATTGTAGTTTCCACTGATCGTGGCCTTTGCGGTGGCTTGAATATCAACTTATTCAAGAAAACCGTCAATGAGATGAAAGCATGGGATGACAAAGGTGTAGAAGTCGATCTGTGTTTAGTAGGAAGTAAAGCAGGCGCGTTTTTCCGCCATTTTGGTGGAAATATCGAAGCGTTAATAAACGGTCTGGGCGATACGCCATCGCCATCCGACTTAGTCGGTGGTGTAAAAGTCATGCTTGATGCATATGACGAAGGCAAAATCGACCGGTTATTCCTGGTATACAATCAGTTCGTCAATACCATGACGCAAAAGCCGCATACCGAGCAGCTCTTACCTTTAAAGCCAATTGAAGATAAGGCCTTAAAGCATCATTGGGATTATATCTATGAGCCCGATGCTAAAGAGTTACTGGATGGGTTATTGGTTCGTTATATCGAATCACAAGTTTATCAAGCAGTCGTAGAAAACAATGCCTGTGAGCAAGCTGCTCGAATGGTTGCCATGAAGAGTGCAACTGATAACGCAGGTGAACTGATTGGTGAACTGCAACTGGTGTATAACAAAGCCCGCCAAGCGGCAATTACCCAGGAAATTTCAGAGATCGTGGGCGGCGCTGCCGCTGTTTAA